A single genomic interval of Babylonia areolata isolate BAREFJ2019XMU chromosome 26, ASM4173473v1, whole genome shotgun sequence harbors:
- the LOC143300424 gene encoding uncharacterized protein LOC143300424 isoform X1, with translation MQFNNFSLSNGLGGRAMANDSAAAPPPPRVNWRFFEYTSLLRKCFRTAKLKENQLKKAVVENDYSEVCAFLKREKHHNHQLNKLWMFSTEGCTLYVPAMCVAVCNQNLPILYCLLQHGANPNRMGRIHTLSPRRGLETVATVSPLMMALEHHPSERLPFDPAVASALVDAGADINSTADYTIAEEEEEGGTISYKAHDTLLHKCVDVFLPYAHSSAILSFLLDKGANLFIRDSEDGFTVLQKCLHGLTRHPDDKRLGSYAVELIRHEGFTSMSLARHQSDFSFLVKAMVKAVQDNEDTVMICHIAHLLLDAGYVCSQTDVATFRTSEAQNVDPSLADKVYGLHIYCLKHLCRQKIRKSMRHLNCLDKLTGVPKILIDYLK, from the exons ATGCAGTTTAACAATTTCTCCCTCAGCAATGGTCTGGGAGGaaga GCAATGGCCAATGACTCAGCTGCAGCACCTCCACCACCAAGGGTAAACTGGCGATTTTTTGAGTATACCTCACTGCTCAGAAAATGCTTCAGGACAGCTAAGCTGAAAGAGAACCAGCTGAAGAAAGCAGTTGTGGAAAATGATTACAGTGAG gTCTGTGCATTCCTCAAAAGAGAGAAGCATCACAATCACCAGCTCAACAAATTGTGGATGTTTTCCACGGAAGGCTGCACCTTGTACGTTCCAGCGATGTGCGTTGCTGTCTGCAACCAGAACCTGCCCATTCTCTATTGTCTTCTTCAACATG GAGCTAACCCAAATCGTATGGGTCGGATTCACACCCTGAGTCCACGGAGGGGCTTAGAGACGGTTGCCACTGTCAGCCCTCTGATGATGGCCCTAGAGCATCACCCATCTGAAAGGTTGCCCTTTGACCCCGCTGTAGCCTCCGCCCTCGTTGATGCTG GAGCTGATATCAACTCCACAGCAGACTACACAattgcggaggaggaggaagaaggggggaccATAAGTTATAAAGCCCATGATACCTTACTCCACAAGTGTGTGGATGTTTTCCTCCCATATGCTCATAGCAGCGCCATTCTGTCCTTTCTCCTGGACAAAGGGGCCAACCTGTTCATCAGGGACTCTGAGGACGGTTTCACTGTGCTGCAGAAGTGTCTGCATGGGCTGACAAGACATCCAGATGACAAACGACTGGGAAGCTACGCAGTGGAACTTATCCGCCATGAGGGCTTTACGTCCATGTCCTTGGCCAGGCATCAAAGTGATTTTAGTTTTCTGGTGAAAGCCATGGTCAAAGCCGTTCAGGACAACGAAGACACAGTCATGATATGTCACATAGCCCATCTTCTCTTAGATGCTGGCTATGTATGTTCACAAACTGATGTTGCCACGTTTAGAACCTCAGAGGCCCAAAACGTGGATCCGTCTTTGGCAGACAAGGTTTATGGTTTGCACATCTACTGTCTGAAACATCTCTGTCGTCAGAAGATCAGAAAGAGTATGCGGCACTTGAACTGTCTGGATAAGTTGACAGGAGTACCCAAGATTTTAATTGACTATTTAAAATGA
- the LOC143300424 gene encoding uncharacterized protein LOC143300424 isoform X2, which translates to MAMANDSAAAPPPPRVNWRFFEYTSLLRKCFRTAKLKENQLKKAVVENDYSEVCAFLKREKHHNHQLNKLWMFSTEGCTLYVPAMCVAVCNQNLPILYCLLQHGANPNRMGRIHTLSPRRGLETVATVSPLMMALEHHPSERLPFDPAVASALVDAGADINSTADYTIAEEEEEGGTISYKAHDTLLHKCVDVFLPYAHSSAILSFLLDKGANLFIRDSEDGFTVLQKCLHGLTRHPDDKRLGSYAVELIRHEGFTSMSLARHQSDFSFLVKAMVKAVQDNEDTVMICHIAHLLLDAGYVCSQTDVATFRTSEAQNVDPSLADKVYGLHIYCLKHLCRQKIRKSMRHLNCLDKLTGVPKILIDYLK; encoded by the exons ATG GCAATGGCCAATGACTCAGCTGCAGCACCTCCACCACCAAGGGTAAACTGGCGATTTTTTGAGTATACCTCACTGCTCAGAAAATGCTTCAGGACAGCTAAGCTGAAAGAGAACCAGCTGAAGAAAGCAGTTGTGGAAAATGATTACAGTGAG gTCTGTGCATTCCTCAAAAGAGAGAAGCATCACAATCACCAGCTCAACAAATTGTGGATGTTTTCCACGGAAGGCTGCACCTTGTACGTTCCAGCGATGTGCGTTGCTGTCTGCAACCAGAACCTGCCCATTCTCTATTGTCTTCTTCAACATG GAGCTAACCCAAATCGTATGGGTCGGATTCACACCCTGAGTCCACGGAGGGGCTTAGAGACGGTTGCCACTGTCAGCCCTCTGATGATGGCCCTAGAGCATCACCCATCTGAAAGGTTGCCCTTTGACCCCGCTGTAGCCTCCGCCCTCGTTGATGCTG GAGCTGATATCAACTCCACAGCAGACTACACAattgcggaggaggaggaagaaggggggaccATAAGTTATAAAGCCCATGATACCTTACTCCACAAGTGTGTGGATGTTTTCCTCCCATATGCTCATAGCAGCGCCATTCTGTCCTTTCTCCTGGACAAAGGGGCCAACCTGTTCATCAGGGACTCTGAGGACGGTTTCACTGTGCTGCAGAAGTGTCTGCATGGGCTGACAAGACATCCAGATGACAAACGACTGGGAAGCTACGCAGTGGAACTTATCCGCCATGAGGGCTTTACGTCCATGTCCTTGGCCAGGCATCAAAGTGATTTTAGTTTTCTGGTGAAAGCCATGGTCAAAGCCGTTCAGGACAACGAAGACACAGTCATGATATGTCACATAGCCCATCTTCTCTTAGATGCTGGCTATGTATGTTCACAAACTGATGTTGCCACGTTTAGAACCTCAGAGGCCCAAAACGTGGATCCGTCTTTGGCAGACAAGGTTTATGGTTTGCACATCTACTGTCTGAAACATCTCTGTCGTCAGAAGATCAGAAAGAGTATGCGGCACTTGAACTGTCTGGATAAGTTGACAGGAGTACCCAAGATTTTAATTGACTATTTAAAATGA
- the LOC143300424 gene encoding uncharacterized protein LOC143300424 isoform X3, translating into MANDSAAAPPPPRVNWRFFEYTSLLRKCFRTAKLKENQLKKAVVENDYSEVCAFLKREKHHNHQLNKLWMFSTEGCTLYVPAMCVAVCNQNLPILYCLLQHGANPNRMGRIHTLSPRRGLETVATVSPLMMALEHHPSERLPFDPAVASALVDAGADINSTADYTIAEEEEEGGTISYKAHDTLLHKCVDVFLPYAHSSAILSFLLDKGANLFIRDSEDGFTVLQKCLHGLTRHPDDKRLGSYAVELIRHEGFTSMSLARHQSDFSFLVKAMVKAVQDNEDTVMICHIAHLLLDAGYVCSQTDVATFRTSEAQNVDPSLADKVYGLHIYCLKHLCRQKIRKSMRHLNCLDKLTGVPKILIDYLK; encoded by the exons ATGGCCAATGACTCAGCTGCAGCACCTCCACCACCAAGGGTAAACTGGCGATTTTTTGAGTATACCTCACTGCTCAGAAAATGCTTCAGGACAGCTAAGCTGAAAGAGAACCAGCTGAAGAAAGCAGTTGTGGAAAATGATTACAGTGAG gTCTGTGCATTCCTCAAAAGAGAGAAGCATCACAATCACCAGCTCAACAAATTGTGGATGTTTTCCACGGAAGGCTGCACCTTGTACGTTCCAGCGATGTGCGTTGCTGTCTGCAACCAGAACCTGCCCATTCTCTATTGTCTTCTTCAACATG GAGCTAACCCAAATCGTATGGGTCGGATTCACACCCTGAGTCCACGGAGGGGCTTAGAGACGGTTGCCACTGTCAGCCCTCTGATGATGGCCCTAGAGCATCACCCATCTGAAAGGTTGCCCTTTGACCCCGCTGTAGCCTCCGCCCTCGTTGATGCTG GAGCTGATATCAACTCCACAGCAGACTACACAattgcggaggaggaggaagaaggggggaccATAAGTTATAAAGCCCATGATACCTTACTCCACAAGTGTGTGGATGTTTTCCTCCCATATGCTCATAGCAGCGCCATTCTGTCCTTTCTCCTGGACAAAGGGGCCAACCTGTTCATCAGGGACTCTGAGGACGGTTTCACTGTGCTGCAGAAGTGTCTGCATGGGCTGACAAGACATCCAGATGACAAACGACTGGGAAGCTACGCAGTGGAACTTATCCGCCATGAGGGCTTTACGTCCATGTCCTTGGCCAGGCATCAAAGTGATTTTAGTTTTCTGGTGAAAGCCATGGTCAAAGCCGTTCAGGACAACGAAGACACAGTCATGATATGTCACATAGCCCATCTTCTCTTAGATGCTGGCTATGTATGTTCACAAACTGATGTTGCCACGTTTAGAACCTCAGAGGCCCAAAACGTGGATCCGTCTTTGGCAGACAAGGTTTATGGTTTGCACATCTACTGTCTGAAACATCTCTGTCGTCAGAAGATCAGAAAGAGTATGCGGCACTTGAACTGTCTGGATAAGTTGACAGGAGTACCCAAGATTTTAATTGACTATTTAAAATGA